A genomic window from Candidatus Bathyarchaeota archaeon includes:
- a CDS encoding SIS domain-containing protein, which translates to MTIRWMVTRISPEISGVGYVEQINNNLLALTAEDLRPLYETLRTADCIVCGGSGRSLYSLNIAMSQIAMMNDHKVVISREDVGFPGRGMYDAASELERRHNKIVLLINSGSGKSDDPMHLAEELEKYLKETGSKSFSMGLITSNRNSVLADIVNKYGNTIEVKGRIKQQVPSTDDYSQIGIMGDMFELGSLFLLQMMAEAISENSPVERVLELINEEAPILTEITENSANCEATKVAVDFLERGSDVFLGGRGTAEEVAKMTAVRLFHLKKFLGDNVYVARGVNTPHPRAGDLEILISYSGRTKPVVGWCKRFKELGGTVLSIIGTEDTTLEQNSDLTIFLGEAVEKGKPRRFYMRAAYVLSCLPILLTARLSSKGLIMPEYILKWYHSAIE; encoded by the coding sequence ATGACTATTCGATGGATGGTGACTAGGATTAGCCCGGAAATTTCTGGAGTAGGATATGTCGAACAAATCAATAACAATCTTCTCGCCTTAACAGCAGAGGATCTGCGCCCACTATATGAAACCTTGAGAACCGCCGACTGCATCGTTTGTGGAGGCTCGGGAAGGTCTCTTTATTCTTTGAACATCGCTATGAGCCAAATAGCTATGATGAACGACCACAAAGTTGTAATCAGCAGAGAAGATGTAGGATTTCCGGGGCGTGGAATGTATGATGCAGCATCTGAACTTGAAAGACGCCACAACAAAATCGTTTTGCTAATCAACTCCGGAAGTGGCAAATCCGACGACCCCATGCATCTTGCTGAAGAACTGGAAAAATACTTGAAAGAAACAGGCAGTAAAAGCTTCAGCATGGGTTTGATAACTTCTAACCGCAATTCTGTGCTTGCAGATATTGTAAACAAATACGGCAACACTATTGAAGTAAAAGGTCGAATCAAACAACAAGTACCCTCAACTGATGACTATAGCCAAATCGGAATAATGGGGGACATGTTTGAATTAGGCAGCCTATTTTTGTTGCAGATGATGGCTGAAGCAATATCAGAAAACAGTCCAGTTGAACGTGTTTTAGAACTAATAAATGAAGAAGCACCCATTTTAACAGAAATCACTGAAAATTCAGCAAATTGTGAAGCCACTAAAGTAGCTGTAGACTTTCTTGAACGAGGTAGCGACGTGTTTCTAGGTGGACGCGGAACTGCTGAAGAAGTAGCAAAGATGACTGCTGTGCGGCTGTTTCACCTAAAAAAGTTTCTGGGAGACAACGTTTACGTCGCCCGAGGTGTCAATACGCCTCATCCAAGAGCTGGAGACCTAGAAATTTTAATTTCTTACTCAGGACGGACTAAACCTGTTGTTGGCTGGTGTAAACGCTTCAAAGAGCTAGGAGGAACTGTTCTTTCTATCATTGGAACTGAAGATACCACATTAGAACAAAATTCTGACCTCACAATATTCCTAGGCGAAGCAGTTGAAAAGGGAAAGCCCCGACGTTTCTACATGCGAGCTGCATATGTTCTCAGCTGTTTGCCAATTCTATTGACTGCTCGGTTAAGCTCAAAAGGACTGATTATGCCGGAATACATCCTAAAATGGTATCATAGTGCAATAGAATAG
- a CDS encoding site-2 protease family protein — translation MCCAFSDNDFSDSIKFPTFEEIQNIVIPEFDIEDSYVEHGIPTFYIKYNQETKRAFLRLVNRLDSLKLIPILRKNNGRVILRVVAKPHVNPSRNIINVGLFFATIITLLISGYFLAGGDIAGAILFTIAIMVILGTHEMGHKLLADKHEVDATYPYFIPGIPFPYGIGTFGAVIRQKALPPNRDALFDIGFTGPITGFIIATIVTIIGIQLSTYGPLNPETPLLPVPLLFQIILMGFQPNGAGEAIMLHPVAFAGWVGMVVTMLNLVPSGMFDGGHVARSVMNDKTHKIISYMGIVLLALIGWWTMAVLALFLSSTKHPGPLDDVSEITTNRKIGAIVLVGVFILSIVPM, via the coding sequence ATGTGCTGTGCATTTTCTGACAATGATTTTTCTGATTCTATTAAGTTCCCCACATTTGAAGAAATCCAAAACATTGTTATTCCAGAATTTGACATAGAAGACAGTTACGTTGAACATGGAATTCCCACATTTTACATTAAATACAACCAAGAAACAAAACGGGCTTTCCTGAGATTAGTAAACCGATTGGATTCTTTAAAACTTATACCCATTTTAAGAAAAAACAACGGAAGAGTCATTTTGCGAGTTGTTGCAAAACCTCACGTGAACCCCAGCAGAAACATAATAAATGTTGGATTGTTTTTCGCAACCATAATCACATTGCTTATTTCAGGATATTTTCTAGCAGGTGGCGACATTGCAGGAGCCATATTATTCACTATTGCTATTATGGTGATATTGGGCACTCATGAAATGGGACATAAACTGCTTGCAGACAAACATGAAGTAGACGCCACTTATCCTTATTTTATTCCTGGAATTCCTTTTCCATATGGCATTGGAACTTTTGGAGCAGTTATTAGACAAAAAGCCCTTCCACCAAACAGGGATGCCCTTTTTGACATTGGTTTCACAGGACCAATAACAGGTTTCATCATTGCAACAATAGTAACAATCATAGGAATACAACTGTCCACATATGGGCCATTGAACCCTGAAACACCACTCCTTCCTGTTCCTTTGCTATTCCAAATTATCTTAATGGGTTTTCAACCTAATGGTGCAGGAGAAGCAATAATGTTACATCCAGTTGCTTTTGCAGGATGGGTAGGCATGGTCGTAACCATGCTTAATCTTGTTCCATCAGGAATGTTTGATGGGGGTCATGTTGCCCGAAGCGTGATGAACGATAAAACCCACAAAATCATCTCATACATGGGCATCGTTCTGTTAGCATTAATAGGGTGGTGGACAATGGCTGTTTTAGCCTTGTTTTTGTCTTCAACTAAACATCCCGGACCTTTGGATGATGTGTCAGAAATTACAACAAACAGAAAAATTGGCGCCATCGTATTAGTTGGTGTGTTCATACTTTCAATTGTTCCAATGTAA
- a CDS encoding TIGR03560 family F420-dependent LLM class oxidoreductase, translated as MPQNIKFGVFLPFYAFKNKIQPTNLFNQLKSVVLNCEQLGYDSIWIDDHLMLGTAPILECWTTLSALAVVTKKIKLGTMVTCNSFRNPALLAKMAATFDVLSNGRLELGIGAGVQKNEHNAYGFTFSSSKERIQRLNESVEIIKKLWTKEQASYQGKHYKINNAVCEPKPQQKPHPPIIIGGGGDKLTLKITARLADRYDWGYVHSFEEYVHKMQVLKNHCAVVGRNIEEIEKSCWPVGQIFLGATKRAANKLVSQILPIGVRLEEFTQTSFVGTPEDFMDLIKPYVKLGVTQFMLFFGDLPETTGLELFAQKVIRTYSSQFSR; from the coding sequence TTGCCACAAAACATCAAGTTCGGCGTGTTTCTTCCGTTTTATGCTTTCAAAAATAAAATACAGCCTACAAACTTGTTTAACCAACTGAAAAGTGTTGTTTTAAATTGTGAGCAACTAGGCTACGATTCAATTTGGATAGACGACCACCTGATGTTAGGAACAGCTCCAATTCTTGAATGTTGGACTACCCTTTCAGCCCTTGCTGTTGTCACTAAAAAAATCAAATTAGGCACCATGGTGACCTGTAATTCTTTCAGAAACCCTGCTTTACTTGCTAAAATGGCTGCAACATTTGATGTCTTGTCTAACGGCAGACTAGAATTAGGCATCGGAGCAGGAGTCCAAAAAAACGAACATAACGCATACGGGTTCACGTTTTCGTCAAGCAAAGAAAGAATACAACGTTTGAATGAATCAGTGGAAATAATAAAGAAACTTTGGACCAAAGAACAGGCAAGCTATCAGGGAAAACATTACAAAATTAACAACGCCGTTTGTGAACCAAAACCCCAGCAGAAACCACATCCTCCTATAATCATTGGTGGAGGAGGCGATAAACTAACCCTGAAAATAACGGCTCGTCTTGCTGACAGATATGATTGGGGGTATGTTCATTCTTTTGAAGAGTATGTGCATAAAATGCAGGTTCTTAAAAACCATTGTGCAGTTGTCGGCAGGAACATTGAAGAAATTGAAAAGTCATGTTGGCCTGTGGGGCAGATTTTTCTTGGTGCAACCAAAAGAGCTGCAAATAAACTAGTTTCCCAAATCTTGCCCATAGGAGTTCGTTTAGAAGAATTTACGCAAACAAGTTTTGTTGGCACCCCCGAAGATTTCATGGACTTGATAAAGCCGTATGTAAAGTTGGGTGTGACACAATTTATGCTATTTTTTGGTGACCTACCAGAAACTACTGGTTTGGAATTATTCGCTCAAAAAGTTATTCGAACATATTCAAGTCAGTTCAGTAGGTAA
- a CDS encoding CDP-alcohol phosphatidyltransferase family protein: MNKGNLPWAITSFRIIALPFLVYTFNQEITSITYVLFLFAVFSDFLDGYWAKKYETASQLGSYFDVTADFLFVTVMFLIFVIKGIYPFWIVLLICLVFGQFILSSIYFKKTSYDPIGKYYGSLMYGGIGLTLFFSQEIVHSIVLVGVIVSTMVSLVSRVMYFLPSRK, encoded by the coding sequence TTGAATAAAGGTAATTTGCCGTGGGCAATAACGTCTTTTCGTATTATTGCGTTACCTTTTCTTGTTTACACGTTTAACCAAGAAATAACTTCAATAACATATGTGTTGTTTTTGTTTGCAGTGTTTTCAGATTTTTTGGATGGATACTGGGCAAAAAAGTATGAAACAGCTTCCCAGTTGGGTTCCTACTTTGATGTAACTGCAGATTTTCTTTTTGTGACAGTAATGTTTCTTATTTTTGTAATTAAAGGAATTTATCCATTCTGGATTGTTTTATTGATTTGCTTAGTTTTTGGTCAATTCATTTTGAGCAGCATTTACTTTAAAAAAACAAGTTATGACCCCATCGGAAAATATTATGGCAGCCTCATGTATGGTGGAATTGGATTAACGCTGTTTTTTTCTCAGGAAATAGTTCACAGCATAGTTTTAGTTGGAGTTATCGTTTCTACAATGGTTAGTCTAGTCAGCCGTGTAATGTATTTTTTACCTTCCAGAAAATAG
- a CDS encoding isoleucine--tRNA ligase produces the protein MTAKFNANSKLSLTPKYDPLELEAKVRAFWEKNQIPKKIAETRKQNSIKQLGYVEGPPTMNGIPHVGHARGRVIKDFHYRLKTMQNYYVSFWAGWDTQGLPVELEVEKTLGAKNKKELIARVGEEKFVEECKKSIMKYHKEWVTADNMLGLFIDHDKAYYTHEDRYIEREWQYLKRAWEQNLLGEGQYVVAYCPHCQTSLSNAEVGLGYKEVEDPSMHFKFRVKGTQNEYFIVWTTMPFTIVTDLIIGVNPNEDYVKVKVDNETWILAKQRVEPIMEILEIENYQIIETFKGKTLEGIKYEYPLADLIPRQAELDQHPLIHTVVTEDFVDVTTATGIVHLAPANGEDDNDAAQKRDLPTFVPFDEQALFTEEAGKFAGNFVRKTDIMVVEELEKQGLLLKIGKVIHEYPTCWRSHHKLIWMARREYFIWSNKINDKVMQAAKKVKYFYESPKNRFFAFLKEGKPWCISRDRVWGSPLPIWVCEECGEKTLVSTKQEIREKAIDLPCQDFELHKPWIDRITLKCEKCNGKMFREPFVLDVWHNSGASPYARFTDEEFNTLVPTNFLTEAVDQTRGWANSLLLENVILTGKPQAPYEEFLFQGFVLDAKGRKMSKSLGNVLETKKLLQEKSSDITRFYFLWKCSPIDSMNFDLNELRKRPYQVLSTLYHLHNFFMQNAEYDHFDPTIHTLPWATNQKLLTEPDMWLLSKVQKLVRNYTKKSEECEFNFALSELEEFVVNILSREYVPMVRKDLWSDEPETLNRRLAVYSTLWHTLKTLVLLFNPICPFLSETLHQAVYKKLDSSLAKTVNLEYWPTPDTNLENDELEQEFTILQETLPIVYSARQNAQLKRRWPLAKLTIVAPKDVQKAISKLESLFLELANVKTVEYADELPEVDPELWATDSEDQTQVLVYKVRDDKLEGEGLMRDLARRVQALRKDLGFSPTDIVDAVYLAELEPRNAELLQPFIVEMEELVRTKKITLHDNHENLNADWHEDKLDKKKLYLAVL, from the coding sequence GTGACCGCGAAATTCAATGCTAATTCTAAACTATCTTTGACCCCAAAATATGATCCACTTGAACTTGAAGCAAAGGTTCGTGCTTTTTGGGAAAAAAATCAAATCCCTAAAAAAATTGCTGAAACCCGAAAACAAAACAGCATAAAACAACTAGGCTACGTTGAAGGTCCCCCCACAATGAACGGGATACCCCATGTGGGACATGCCCGAGGACGGGTGATTAAAGATTTTCATTACCGCCTTAAAACCATGCAAAACTATTACGTCAGTTTCTGGGCAGGATGGGACACCCAAGGTCTCCCCGTAGAACTAGAAGTCGAAAAAACTCTGGGCGCGAAAAACAAAAAAGAACTTATCGCTCGAGTCGGAGAAGAAAAATTTGTGGAAGAATGCAAAAAAAGCATCATGAAATACCACAAAGAATGGGTTACCGCAGACAATATGCTGGGGTTGTTTATTGACCACGACAAAGCGTACTACACCCATGAGGACCGTTACATAGAACGGGAATGGCAATACCTCAAACGAGCATGGGAACAAAACCTCCTAGGAGAAGGTCAATATGTTGTTGCATATTGCCCCCATTGCCAGACTTCTCTTAGTAACGCAGAGGTAGGTTTAGGTTACAAAGAAGTAGAAGACCCTTCCATGCACTTCAAGTTCCGAGTAAAAGGAACACAAAACGAATATTTCATTGTCTGGACCACTATGCCTTTCACCATCGTAACTGATCTGATAATTGGCGTAAACCCCAATGAAGACTACGTCAAAGTCAAGGTTGATAACGAAACATGGATACTGGCAAAACAACGCGTTGAGCCAATCATGGAAATCCTAGAAATCGAAAATTATCAAATCATTGAAACCTTCAAAGGCAAAACTCTTGAAGGAATAAAATATGAATATCCTCTCGCAGACCTGATTCCTAGACAGGCAGAGTTAGACCAACATCCGTTAATTCACACCGTCGTAACTGAAGACTTTGTTGATGTAACCACTGCAACCGGAATTGTTCACCTTGCTCCCGCAAACGGTGAAGACGACAATGATGCAGCCCAAAAACGAGACCTGCCAACGTTTGTCCCTTTTGACGAACAAGCATTGTTCACCGAAGAAGCAGGCAAATTTGCTGGAAACTTTGTACGTAAAACAGACATCATGGTAGTAGAAGAATTAGAAAAACAAGGCTTGCTTCTTAAAATCGGAAAAGTAATACATGAATATCCTACCTGCTGGCGCAGCCATCACAAACTGATTTGGATGGCACGACGGGAATACTTCATTTGGTCAAACAAAATTAACGACAAAGTAATGCAGGCTGCAAAGAAAGTAAAATATTTCTATGAAAGCCCAAAAAACAGGTTCTTTGCTTTTCTTAAAGAAGGAAAACCTTGGTGTATCTCCCGAGACAGGGTCTGGGGCTCACCTTTGCCTATATGGGTCTGTGAAGAATGTGGCGAAAAAACTTTGGTGTCAACTAAACAAGAAATACGAGAAAAAGCCATTGACCTACCCTGCCAAGATTTTGAACTCCACAAACCCTGGATAGACCGAATCACCCTGAAATGTGAAAAATGTAACGGTAAAATGTTCAGGGAACCCTTCGTTTTGGATGTATGGCACAACAGCGGAGCTTCACCTTACGCACGATTCACTGACGAAGAATTCAACACGTTAGTTCCAACCAATTTTTTAACCGAAGCAGTAGACCAAACCCGAGGCTGGGCAAACTCTCTCCTGTTGGAAAATGTTATTCTAACTGGAAAACCTCAAGCCCCGTACGAAGAATTCTTGTTCCAAGGTTTCGTATTAGACGCCAAAGGCAGAAAAATGAGCAAAAGCCTAGGAAACGTTCTGGAAACCAAAAAACTGCTTCAAGAAAAATCCTCAGATATTACAAGATTTTATTTCCTTTGGAAATGTTCCCCTATCGATTCCATGAATTTTGACCTAAACGAACTAAGAAAAAGACCATATCAAGTTCTTAGTACCCTGTATCACTTGCACAACTTTTTCATGCAAAACGCAGAATACGACCATTTCGACCCAACTATTCATACCCTACCTTGGGCGACAAACCAAAAACTTCTTACTGAACCCGACATGTGGCTTTTATCCAAAGTCCAAAAACTTGTCAGAAACTACACCAAAAAATCAGAAGAATGCGAATTCAATTTCGCCTTATCTGAACTCGAAGAATTTGTCGTCAACATCCTGAGCCGAGAATACGTTCCAATGGTCCGAAAAGACCTATGGAGCGACGAGCCTGAAACCCTCAATCGCAGACTTGCAGTTTACTCTACTCTTTGGCATACCCTAAAGACGCTGGTATTGCTGTTTAACCCAATCTGTCCGTTCCTCAGCGAAACATTGCATCAAGCAGTCTACAAAAAATTAGATTCTTCCCTTGCAAAAACCGTCAACCTAGAATATTGGCCAACCCCTGACACAAACCTTGAAAATGATGAACTAGAACAAGAATTTACCATTTTACAAGAAACTCTTCCTATCGTATATTCTGCCCGACAAAACGCCCAACTTAAACGCCGATGGCCCTTAGCAAAACTAACAATAGTTGCACCAAAAGATGTTCAAAAGGCAATATCTAAATTGGAAAGCCTGTTTTTGGAACTTGCAAACGTAAAAACCGTTGAATATGCTGATGAACTTCCTGAAGTTGACCCTGAATTATGGGCAACTGATTCTGAAGACCAAACACAGGTTCTGGTTTATAAAGTCCGAGACGACAAACTCGAAGGAGAAGGACTAATGCGAGACCTCGCCCGGCGCGTCCAAGCCCTCCGAAAAGACCTTGGATTCTCACCCACAGACATAGTTGATGCGGTGTACTTAGCAGAACTTGAACCCCGAAACGCTGAACTCTTGCAGCCTTTCATCGTTGAAATGGAAGAACTTGTTCGCACCAAAAAAATCACCCTTCACGACAATCATGAAAACTTAAACGCCGACTGGCACGAAGACAAACTAGACAAAAAGAAACTTTACCTTGCAGTTTTGTAA
- a CDS encoding NAD(+)/NADH kinase, which produces MVGDGVRDPKKLKRVKVVFRLDPSSVKEVLTAEGFEVVDKNPDFVVCYGGDGTVLFGEREYPGVPKLILKTSRVCRPYDYDPNKLREYLKKIKSGDYQIYTEMKLETTTKGKKLVGLNEIQIHLKLPIYAVRFSFSVNGKKYDELIGDGVIVSTPFGSTGYYKATGGKIFEKGIGISFNNLHNKKEASLVVPEGSGVKLKVTRGPAWLLADNNEEFIELDAGDSVEIKKSESVANFIYFF; this is translated from the coding sequence ATGGTTGGCGACGGAGTGAGGGATCCAAAAAAGCTGAAAAGGGTTAAAGTTGTTTTTCGGCTGGACCCTTCATCTGTTAAAGAAGTTTTAACTGCCGAAGGCTTTGAAGTTGTGGATAAAAACCCCGATTTTGTTGTTTGTTACGGAGGGGATGGCACGGTATTGTTTGGAGAAAGAGAGTATCCGGGCGTTCCAAAACTGATTCTGAAAACTTCAAGGGTATGCAGACCTTACGATTATGATCCCAATAAATTGAGGGAATATTTGAAAAAAATCAAATCGGGCGATTATCAAATTTATACTGAAATGAAACTAGAGACAACAACTAAAGGCAAAAAACTTGTTGGCCTTAATGAAATTCAGATTCATCTCAAGTTGCCGATTTATGCAGTTCGCTTTTCATTTTCTGTTAATGGAAAAAAATATGATGAACTAATCGGCGATGGCGTGATCGTTTCGACCCCTTTTGGTTCAACTGGATACTACAAAGCAACTGGAGGAAAAATCTTTGAAAAAGGAATTGGAATTTCCTTTAATAATTTGCACAACAAAAAAGAGGCAAGTTTGGTTGTTCCAGAAGGTTCAGGAGTGAAATTAAAAGTCACTCGAGGACCTGCATGGCTACTTGCAGATAATAATGAAGAGTTTATCGAATTGGACGCTGGTGATTCTGTGGAAATCAAAAAATCAGAAAGTGTCGCAAATTTCATTTACTTTTTTTGA
- a CDS encoding ECF transporter S component produces MAKQKKPITQISVMAVMSALVAVGTLIIRIPNPMGGYFNVGDVMIFVAALTFNPIVGGVAGGLGSAIADIIGFPLFAIPTLIIKGIEGLLAGLISNKKNVYRDIFAVIVAGTEMVIGYFLVEVYLWGVGAALAEVPANIAQIAVGGLVGIPIALVLRRRLPELL; encoded by the coding sequence TTGGCTAAACAAAAAAAACCTATTACCCAAATTTCTGTGATGGCAGTAATGTCAGCCCTTGTTGCAGTTGGAACTTTAATAATCCGAATACCGAACCCAATGGGCGGATACTTTAATGTTGGAGACGTGATGATTTTTGTTGCAGCATTAACATTTAATCCAATAGTTGGAGGCGTAGCAGGAGGATTAGGCTCAGCAATAGCAGATATTATAGGATTTCCATTGTTTGCAATTCCAACATTAATAATCAAAGGAATAGAAGGACTGCTTGCAGGGTTAATATCAAACAAGAAAAATGTTTACAGGGACATTTTTGCAGTGATAGTCGCTGGAACAGAGATGGTTATCGGATATTTCTTGGTTGAAGTTTATCTTTGGGGTGTGGGTGCAGCCTTAGCAGAAGTTCCAGCAAATATTGCCCAAATTGCTGTTGGCGGACTGGTTGGAATTCCAATTGCTTTAGTTTTGCGCAGGCGATTACCCGAACTCCTTTAA
- the thrC gene encoding threonine synthase gives MATLKCSNCSSVFSAYPPKHTCEKCGNLLDYTYDFEQLKEVELPKQFTFWKFKQYLPEIKKTVTLGEGGTPLHKAVRLAKKLGLNSLYLKDETRNPTNSFRDRCAALMVSNALDHGHKSVICASNGNMGASMAAYCAKSGLTCNVVVPKMVDVGKLAQMMIYDAVIEEHGETVDESIIRAEALAKETGWYQATAEFNPLTIEAEKTISYEVVEQFGVPDWFVVSMGNGGTIYSLWKGFKDLYTLQRINKIPKMIGVQASGCAPIVEAYRKNSSVGPNACESYTHALGIFVKKPLNGTKALQAIIESGGVAIMVKDSEIFTAEKEIASREGLFAEPSSSATIAALKNLVVNGVVRNDESVICLITGSGLKATDVLQQLVKKRKTAKVGSELSTKEKILRILANQDTYGYDLWKKIGKTMTRAAIYQHLNDLSSRGALVSYQMEGRKYFRITERGQRALVALDDLKLLL, from the coding sequence ATGGCTACTCTGAAATGCAGTAATTGTTCGTCAGTTTTTTCAGCATATCCACCCAAACACACATGTGAAAAATGTGGGAACTTACTTGATTACACATACGATTTTGAGCAACTAAAAGAAGTTGAACTTCCCAAACAGTTCACGTTTTGGAAATTCAAACAATATTTGCCCGAAATAAAAAAGACTGTCACCTTAGGAGAAGGGGGAACCCCACTACACAAAGCAGTACGTTTAGCCAAAAAGTTAGGATTAAACAGTTTGTATTTAAAAGATGAAACACGAAATCCAACTAATTCTTTCAGAGACCGTTGTGCAGCTCTAATGGTTTCAAACGCTTTAGATCATGGCCATAAGTCCGTGATTTGTGCTTCTAACGGAAACATGGGAGCATCCATGGCGGCTTACTGTGCAAAATCAGGGTTAACGTGCAATGTTGTTGTTCCAAAAATGGTTGATGTTGGAAAACTGGCGCAGATGATGATATACGATGCAGTGATTGAAGAACATGGAGAAACCGTTGATGAATCAATTATTCGAGCAGAAGCGCTGGCAAAAGAAACTGGATGGTATCAAGCAACAGCAGAATTTAATCCTTTAACTATAGAGGCAGAAAAAACCATCAGCTACGAAGTAGTTGAGCAGTTTGGAGTTCCAGACTGGTTTGTAGTCTCCATGGGAAACGGAGGAACCATCTATTCGTTATGGAAAGGCTTCAAAGACCTTTACACCTTACAGAGAATAAATAAAATTCCAAAAATGATTGGAGTTCAAGCCAGTGGCTGTGCACCCATAGTTGAAGCGTACAGAAAAAACAGTTCAGTCGGTCCTAATGCCTGTGAATCGTACACCCATGCTTTAGGAATATTTGTTAAAAAACCCCTCAACGGAACAAAAGCCCTTCAGGCAATAATAGAATCAGGAGGCGTAGCAATTATGGTTAAAGATTCTGAAATTTTCACTGCAGAAAAAGAAATTGCAAGTCGTGAAGGTTTATTTGCTGAACCTTCCAGCTCTGCTACAATTGCAGCTCTAAAAAATTTAGTGGTTAATGGAGTTGTAAGAAATGATGAATCAGTAATCTGTTTGATTACAGGAAGCGGTTTGAAGGCAACTGATGTCCTTCAACAGTTAGTAAAGAAACGAAAAACTGCGAAAGTTGGTTCAGAATTAAGCACCAAAGAAAAAATTTTACGCATTTTAGCTAACCAAGATACATATGGTTACGATTTATGGAAAAAAATTGGAAAAACAATGACCCGTGCAGCCATTTATCAACATCTGAATGATTTGTCGAGCCGAGGAGCTCTTGTGTCGTATCAAATGGAGGGTCGAAAATATTTTCGCATCACAGAACGGGGGCAAAGGGCTTTGGTTGCTCTTGATGACTTGAAACTGTTACTTTGA